The window CGAGAGGACGATCGAGACGGTGTTGATCGCGAGCAGGACGAACGCGCCGAAGGCGACCGTGAGGCCACCCCACGCCAGGCCGATGCCGACGGCGGCGGCCGCGGGGATGAGTGCGGCGGCGATCATCACGCCGACCAACGAAACCGGGAGGGCGGTGGCGAGGCCGAACGCGCCGGCGGCTCCCGCACAGATGCCGACGATCAACGAGAGGAGTCCTGGGGCGATGCGGGTGCTGACCTGGTTGATAGCCGTGATCTCGAGCGTCGTCGGGACGACGCCACCGTAACGAAGGAGCCAGGCGAAGACAAACGCACCCCCCATCGCCGCCACGAGGCCGCTGACGAGCGAGGAGATTCCGCCCACGATCATCCCCCGGTCGTTGAGCACCATCCCGACGGTGCCGGTCAGCGCGGCGCTCACCTGGGGGGCGATGACCATCGAGCCGACGACGATGGCGGGCGAGTCGAGCAGGAGGCCGGCCGTCGCGACGATGGCGCTCAGGACGGTCATCGCGTAGTAAGTGAGCCGACTCGGCGTCATGTTCAGCGCCCGCGTCCGAATCTCCTCGGAGAAGATGCTGTCGTCGGTTTCGGTGCCGCTGACGAACCGCTCCTCGAGATCCTCGATACCCGGCGTCCGGGCGGTTTCGATCGAACTCACGATGACGAACTGATCGTCGATTCCGGCTTCCTCGAGGGATTCGAGCACCTCCTCGACGGCCTGGGTCGGGAGCGGAAACTGGACGAGGACGTCGGCGCTATCCGTGCTGTCCTCGGTGACGACCACGTAATCGATCCCATCGGACTCCAGCGCGGACAGCACCGCCTCCCGGTCGTCGCTCGAGACGAGCACCTCGATGAGTCGCATCGGTGGCGATATCACGCCGAGCGGGATACGTCTTTGGCGCGATCGCATGTGCTGGTGTGACACGGTCATACGGGAGAGGAGATGATCTCGAGTCGACGCGTTTACGGCCGCGTCGGACGTCCAACCAATATGGCCGCAGATCTCGAGGAAAAGACCGATCGCTACGGAACGCTACTCGCGGAGGCCCTCGAGGCAGCGACGGTCGCCCCACCAGCGGAAACACCGATGGCAGTGGCCGCCGAGGAGTGTTACGAGATGGCCGAATCGTACCTCGAGGACGGCCGTCACTTTCGGGACGACGACGATCTGGTGAACGCGCTCGCGGCGTTCTCCTACGGCCACGCCTGGCTCGATGCGGGTGCTCGTGTCGGCCTCTTCGACGTCCCCACGGAGGGACACCTTTTTACTGTCTGACCTGGTGGAGCACGCCAAGTGGCCCCTGCTGGACGCCGTAATTATCAATGATCGATCATCCTATAACCGAAACGCACATAACTGTTCCGGGGACTGTTTATATAGTAGCCGAAAACTTTATATACTTTTCGCCCTTACCATGTGTTAGCTGAGGCGACCGGGTTTTCTTTCTGGTTCCCCCACCCGGCAGCCTTGAGTAACCAACCCGATTCACCATGACAGATACGACACTCCGAACCTACAGTGGCGAGACACAGCGAGAGCAGGAGCCACGGTCGACCGAGAGCGAGCACGAGCACGAAGACGAGAGCGAACACTGCCCCGAGTGTGGCGGCCGGCTCGTCTCCGACAGCGAACACGCCGAGACGGTGTGTTCTGATTGTGGCCTCGTCGTTGAGGAAGACGAGATCGACCGCGGGCCCGAGTGGCGTGCGTTCGACTCCGCCGAAAAGGACAAAAAGAGCCGCGTCGGTGCCCCGACCACGAATATGATGCACGATCAGGGACTGTCGACGAACATCGGCTGGCAGGACAAAGACGCCTACGGCCGCGCCCTCTCGAGCCGCCAGCGCCAGAAGATGCAGCGGCTTCGCACCTGGAACGAGCGCTTCCGCACCCGCGACAGCAAAGAGCGCAACCTCAAGCAGGCCCTCGGCGAGATCGACCGTATGGCCAGCGCACTCGGACTCCCGGAGAACGTCCGCGAGACCGCCAGCGTGATCTACCGCCGGGCACTCAACGAGGATCTGCTCC of the Natronosalvus vescus genome contains:
- a CDS encoding TIGR00341 family protein encodes the protein MRLIEVLVSSDDREAVLSALESDGIDYVVVTEDSTDSADVLVQFPLPTQAVEEVLESLEEAGIDDQFVIVSSIETARTPGIEDLEERFVSGTETDDSIFSEEIRTRALNMTPSRLTYYAMTVLSAIVATAGLLLDSPAIVVGSMVIAPQVSAALTGTVGMVLNDRGMIVGGISSLVSGLVAAMGGAFVFAWLLRYGGVVPTTLEITAINQVSTRIAPGLLSLIVGICAGAAGAFGLATALPVSLVGVMIAAALIPAAAAVGIGLAWGGLTVAFGAFVLLAINTVSIVLSGLLVFWYLGYRPDDWTRGAFRANLSREHLANVAPALAILMAALLVTGGVLGQHVLFEHAVNDEAREVLEDPAYEELELVDVQSTFAGANLAETNAVTIVVRRPDGVSYPDLVEAFETAIEERTDRDVAVTVEFVDQVDGT
- a CDS encoding DUF357 domain-containing protein → MAADLEEKTDRYGTLLAEALEAATVAPPAETPMAVAAEECYEMAESYLEDGRHFRDDDDLVNALAAFSYGHAWLDAGARVGLFDVPTEGHLFTV
- a CDS encoding transcription initiation factor IIB, producing the protein MTDTTLRTYSGETQREQEPRSTESEHEHEDESEHCPECGGRLVSDSEHAETVCSDCGLVVEEDEIDRGPEWRAFDSAEKDKKSRVGAPTTNMMHDQGLSTNIGWQDKDAYGRALSSRQRQKMQRLRTWNERFRTRDSKERNLKQALGEIDRMASALGLPENVRETASVIYRRALNEDLLPGRSIEGVATSSLYAAARQAGTPRSLDEIAAVSRVDRMELTRTYRYIVRQLNLEIKPADPESYVPRFISDLDLSDETERRARQLLDSAREEGVHSGKSPVGLAAAAVYAAALLTNEKVTQNEVSSVANISEVTIRNRYKELLEAGDTMTV